A stretch of DNA from Deltaproteobacteria bacterium:
CAGGCCGATGCATCCAGCCACCCAAGTAAGCGACCTGCTCGCCGACACGCCCAACCACAAGCTACCTGGGTCAGTTTACGTGAGCATGGATGGGTCAATTTATGTGAGCGGCGTAGCAATTACCTCCCGGTCAGTTCGCGATGGTATTTAGATTGGTTGGGTGGGAAGTCCAAGGATCGGTCACTGTCACTCAGGCCCCTATGTTATCGTTTACTATTAATTCTGCGTCGATCAGTGGTGCCTATCGTAATGCCGCAATTTTCAGCCGTGCAACTGGTGAAAACGAGTCAAGTTGGCATGATCTCTATGCATCGGAGTTTCGTCCACTCGGAGGCCTTCGACCACTCGGTACTCGGTTGTTTGCGACAAAATTCAACAACCAGCTCATGGTTCACTTCTCAACAGTTGATTCAATCAAGGCCCTAGCAGAAGCCATCGAACGCATGAAAGACGATCACTCGGATCTGGGTACGATAAGTCGCTTCCTGGGAGAGGCTATGAAGGCAGTGAGCGAAATAATCGCAGGAGACCGTTCCAAGGGATCCGTGGCGATGCTAGCATTAGCAATTGACGCCATCAAAGGCCTTCGTTCTAACGATCTCATAAATTCTAGTTTTATTACTTCTAACCTCGTTGAAGCAATGCGCGACAAGTTCGGAACCTCTGAAGCCATAGACAGCTCGAGCAACGCATTGTTCTATGACAGTCATCTCATACTCCCGGGGAAATTAGTCGATGACGCCTTTACCTCTGCGCATTCAGGCCAAATCATGAGGGTATTGGACTTACCACACGCTAGCACAGATGAATCTGCTGAGCTATTTTGATTATCTGAGGACACCGATCGGCATATTCGCTTTCAGTTGCACCGCCGCTTTTGCAGAACGAATAGCTTCTTCCCGATATAGGTGGCGTCCGGACGCCATGAGTAACGTTGTCAACCCCAGTGACGCAATGACACTCCAGTAGCGCCGACCAATAACTGGTGTTTCGGCTATTATTTCTAGCCACATCAAAACCAATGCAGGTAAGGATGCTACTGCGCCAATTCCGACAGTAGCAATCAAAGCCCAGGATATACCTGGCCTCGGGAGAGTAAGTAGCAATATGGGCCCAATTATTAATTGAGATAGAGAGACCATGAAAGCTATTAAATAGAGCTCCCTTTGCAACTTATTTACATCAAAGCCCATTTCGCGGACTTCTTCCTTAGCTAACGGCCGCGACCAGAATCCAACGAGAAATAATGCTGTAAGCACCACTGATGCCGCTAAAAAATGAAAATATCGTGGGAGCACACTTGGCATTAGCAACGCCGAGCTGAATCCCCTAACTTCACCCCACCTTTCTGGGAATAACATTAGGTTAACGTTGGCGAGAAATATCATTGGCACCACAAGAAATATCGCTGTAGCGACTATATTGATGCTAATATGAAGCATCTTGTTCGCTGCAAGCCGCTCCCAACTGTATTGATGCAGATAAGTAAGTAAAAATGCTATTGCGACCAAAGGAACTACAGAGATCCAGGCATTTCCTGTTAGAATATTGGCGCTATAGAAGAAGACGGTATACAAGACATTGATTAGTAGCAGTGGCGCTACACCCAAAACCACCGCCAAACTTTTATTAACTGTGATCGTCTTTGCCAATTTCTTTGCGAGTAAATCATATCGATCCTGCTGACGACCCATGAATTGAAAAACAAGCGTCAATATCGATCCGCCAACCATCAGATTCACAAATATAATATGCGCAATAAAAGCGAGTACCAAAAGGACTTTTAGAAACATCTCGTTTGCTGGAAGTGGCAGCGGCAAGTCATGTAGCGTAAGATTTGTAACCATTTAACGATCCTCAAAATTATTTTTACCACAGCCCTGAAGACTGCATTCCTTCAACGTGAATATTTTCTTTTTCAGCCTTTACGACAAACGCAGCTAATGCATCGCGCTCGAGATCGTTTCCGGGAAAAGGTGGCATAAACGGCCGGACATGATGCATACCAGCCATCCATGCGGACATCACACCCTCATCTAACGGCAGACCACCGGAGATACCCTTAAACTTGGTAATCACCGAATTAACTCCGTAAACGGTGTGACACCGCGAACACGCAAGAAGAAAAACCTCTCTTCCTGCTTCAATGCGATTGCCATCGTTTATGGTTTGGATTTTCGCATAGGGATAATGCTTGAGAATCCCATCTGTCTTCAACTTATCAAAATCTTCTACCCGTATACCGTTAGCATATAAGTAGTCTGCGATTGCATAAGGCTTCCTAATAAATTCGCGAACACGCTCGAACTGGCCCATAAATCCAATCATTAGGACAAATGGCAACGGCAGGATTAAGCGAGGAACCATCATTGGCCGAACTGCAATGAACATTGCGCAGATTATCACTGTGGCAATACTGGCTAAACTTAGTCGCTCAACGAATAGATACCAATCCGCAAATTCCTGGGTCGCAAGAGCGACTGGAGCGTTACTCGCCATATACTCTGGAATCACATGTGCGTACTTGTAAGCCCCTAACGCGAGTACTGGAGACCAAGCCAATATCCAACGGCCAATTGCCCGTTTCATTTCAGAAACATGCTCGTTATTCCGAACCCAAGCCAAAACACATAGAGCCGCAGCGCCAGCCATAATCATTGCTAAAGGGGTACGAAACATTAACTGCGGGACATAAATCGGATTAGTCATAGCACTCAGGAACTGACGATCCGTATTCCAGTTACCTGTATCCATCATAAAACTCAAGATCGCCACAATGAGGGCCATCGTTACCCATGAAGCGAATGCCAAGACTGCTCCGAGCCTAAGATGGCGTTTTTTGAATCCTCCGATCCATCGATCCCAAGTTAGGTAGTAAAACAAGATCAGCACAACTTCAGTAACAAATACTATCCACTCAACAAACCACGTCCAGAAAAAGACCCGAAGCAAACTACCAATAGCAACGGGATTGACAAGAGTGGCAGAAAAC
This window harbors:
- a CDS encoding cytochrome C; protein product: MVTNLTLHDLPLPLPANEMFLKVLLVLAFIAHIIFVNLMVGGSILTLVFQFMGRQQDRYDLLAKKLAKTITVNKSLAVVLGVAPLLLINVLYTVFFYSANILTGNAWISVVPLVAIAFLLTYLHQYSWERLAANKMLHISINIVATAIFLVVPMIFLANVNLMLFPERWGEVRGFSSALLMPSVLPRYFHFLAASVVLTALFLVGFWSRPLAKEEVREMGFDVNKLQRELYLIAFMVSLSQLIIGPILLLTLPRPGISWALIATVGIGAVASLPALVLMWLEIIAETPVIGRRYWSVIASLGLTTLLMASGRHLYREEAIRSAKAAVQLKANMPIGVLR
- a CDS encoding cytochrome c, with product MEFPIFHLDLIGNRLLIAIIAVIHAIISHSMAVGGVPLVAWLEWRGVSKGNYELDRLTRKILFVFFVVTTSIGAMTGVGIWFSATLVNPVAIGSLLRVFFWTWFVEWIVFVTEVVLILFYYLTWDRWIGGFKKRHLRLGAVLAFASWVTMALIVAILSFMMDTGNWNTDRQFLSAMTNPIYVPQLMFRTPLAMIMAGAAALCVLAWVRNNEHVSEMKRAIGRWILAWSPVLALGAYKYAHVIPEYMASNAPVALATQEFADWYLFVERLSLASIATVIICAMFIAVRPMMVPRLILPLPFVLMIGFMGQFERVREFIRKPYAIADYLYANGIRVEDFDKLKTDGILKHYPYAKIQTINDGNRIEAGREVFLLACSRCHTVYGVNSVITKFKGISGGLPLDEGVMSAWMAGMHHVRPFMPPFPGNDLERDALAAFVVKAEKENIHVEGMQSSGLW